From Endozoicomonas sp. 8E, the proteins below share one genomic window:
- a CDS encoding Tim44 domain-containing protein: MIKRFASFMAIIMAFSFVFNVPVADAKKFGGGKSFGRSYNTAPAPKQPAAAPQQGGKQTAAQGSRKGMLGGLLGGLLAGGLIASLFGGAFTGLQMMDILIIALLAFVLFKVFRSMNRAKAMAAGHGGNHAHFTPEQSGQNQPSPSLDRLFGQNREQQEDNFGQAAQTTLPQTGFGASDVPMNLPEGFNLSVFMNGARDHYRTLQEAWNRNDLDTIREYLDPELFLQLKAERAMLDGDQHTEVMFVDAELGRADYNDTVAEISVRFTGKYRDTVEGVEEDITDIWHLQRSLKEPDAPWLIVGIEA; the protein is encoded by the coding sequence ATGATAAAACGATTTGCTTCTTTTATGGCCATCATCATGGCCTTCAGCTTCGTCTTCAACGTACCAGTGGCCGATGCTAAAAAGTTTGGAGGAGGCAAGAGCTTTGGCCGTTCCTATAACACGGCTCCCGCTCCCAAACAGCCGGCTGCTGCACCTCAGCAGGGTGGCAAACAGACAGCCGCTCAAGGCTCCCGCAAGGGTATGCTGGGCGGGTTGTTGGGTGGCCTGCTGGCGGGTGGACTGATTGCCTCTCTGTTCGGCGGTGCTTTCACTGGTCTGCAGATGATGGATATTCTGATTATTGCTTTGCTGGCTTTTGTACTCTTCAAGGTGTTCCGCAGTATGAACCGTGCCAAAGCCATGGCAGCGGGTCATGGTGGTAATCATGCTCACTTCACCCCGGAACAGTCAGGGCAGAATCAGCCGTCCCCCTCATTAGATCGGCTGTTTGGTCAGAACAGGGAACAGCAGGAAGATAACTTCGGTCAGGCTGCCCAGACAACTCTGCCTCAAACCGGTTTTGGAGCCAGTGATGTCCCGATGAATCTGCCAGAAGGCTTTAACCTGAGTGTTTTTATGAATGGTGCCAGAGACCATTATCGCACGCTTCAGGAAGCCTGGAACAGGAACGATCTGGACACCATACGTGAGTATCTGGACCCTGAACTGTTTTTACAGTTAAAAGCGGAAAGAGCCATGCTGGATGGCGATCAGCATACCGAAGTGATGTTTGTAGACGCTGAGCTGGGCAGGGCTGATTACAACGACACTGTTGCTGAGATCAGCGTGCGCTTCACCGGTAAGTATCGTGATACCGTTGAGGGTGTTGAAGAAGATATTACCGATATCTGGCATCTGCAACGTAGCCTGAAAGAGCCCGATGCCCCCTGGCTGATTGTGGGTATTGAAGCCTGA